A single window of Microbacterium oryzae DNA harbors:
- a CDS encoding nucleoside deaminase, which yields MSDATPLSDVDLAHLRRCVELAKEALDDGDEPFGSLLVDRRGEVLFEDRNRVKDGDATRHPEFEIARWAAANLPPEERQTATVYTSGEHCAMCAAAHAWVGLGQIVYASSTRQLTEWHREWGIAPGPVAPLRITDVAPGIEVAGPAPSLAPEVRALHARLHGRA from the coding sequence ATGAGCGACGCCACTCCCCTGTCCGATGTCGACCTCGCACACCTCCGGCGGTGCGTCGAACTCGCGAAGGAGGCACTCGACGACGGGGACGAGCCCTTCGGCTCCCTTCTCGTCGATCGGCGAGGCGAGGTGCTCTTCGAGGACCGGAACCGCGTGAAGGACGGCGATGCGACACGGCATCCGGAATTCGAGATCGCTCGCTGGGCGGCGGCGAATCTCCCGCCCGAGGAACGACAGACCGCGACGGTCTACACGTCGGGCGAGCACTGCGCGATGTGCGCGGCCGCCCACGCCTGGGTCGGGCTCGGACAGATCGTGTACGCCTCCAGCACACGTCAGCTCACGGAGTGGCACCGCGAGTGGGGCATCGCGCCGGGACCCGTGGCGCCGCTGCGGATCACGGACGTCGCTCCGGGCATCGAGGTCGCCGGCCCCGCGCCCTCGCTCGCGCCCGAGGTCCGCGCGCTCCATGCCCGGCTGCACGGACGCGCCTGA
- the pepN gene encoding aminopeptidase N — MNSANLSHEAAAARSAAIFARAIRVELDLTGAPDPTQTGFPTVSTLEFAATTDETWIDFIGEAVESVAVNGAEQPVDWDGARIRVTGLGDENTVRVVARGAYSRSGEGLHRFVDPVDGETYLYTQYEPADSRRVMACFEQPDMKARYTFRVVAPSGWQVLSNQSAVASSETDGAQEIEFAPTLPISSYITSVAAGPYHRVDGEWTGDDQTVALGVLCRRSLAPHLDADEVLEITRQGLDFFSEAFAYAYPWGKYDQIFVPEYNLGAMENPGLVTFTESYVFRGASTVAQHEGRANTILHEMAHMWFGDLVTMRWWDDLWLKESFADYMGSHAAAVATQYTDAWVTFANRRKAWAYQQDQLPTTHPVVADIPDLEAAKLNFDGITYAKGASVLKQLVAFVGEEAFFEGARRYFAAHAFGNTTLEDLLVQLEEVSGRNVRGWSRAWLETTGVSTISVERGDGELVVVQTDPRPHRLALGLYALDGGRLARRAAVDLDIHEERTTVALPVAPDADLILPNEGDRTYAKARLDERSLDAVTEALSTIDDALARGLVWSALWNAVRDGELATARYLEIVRRHAPAESNVALLGGVLANAAFAVEHYTADDARAGERAGWLDAAWQGMVASAPGSDAQLAWARAVGAAAAVDDAHADELRGMLEGSAVAPEGLALDPELRWSWLAALAATGHASAEDADTELVRDDTANGRTSRIEVLAARPDADVRAAAWASAWDDTSLTNDHLSATIAGFRAGGRRDLIARFDAEYFARIRDAWNERSIEIAGRLVRGLFPSSDSLELVDGWLAENEDAPAALRRLVIEQRDHLARELRVRAAQ, encoded by the coding sequence GTGAACAGCGCCAACCTCAGCCATGAAGCAGCGGCCGCGCGATCCGCGGCCATCTTCGCCCGGGCCATCCGGGTCGAACTCGACCTCACCGGTGCGCCGGACCCGACGCAGACGGGGTTCCCCACCGTCAGCACGCTCGAGTTCGCCGCGACGACCGACGAGACGTGGATCGACTTCATCGGCGAGGCGGTCGAGTCGGTCGCGGTGAACGGCGCAGAGCAGCCGGTCGACTGGGACGGCGCGCGGATCCGCGTGACGGGGCTCGGCGACGAGAACACCGTGCGCGTCGTGGCGCGCGGTGCCTACAGCCGCTCGGGCGAGGGCCTTCACCGCTTCGTCGACCCGGTCGACGGCGAGACCTACCTCTACACGCAGTACGAGCCGGCGGACTCGCGTCGTGTGATGGCGTGCTTCGAGCAGCCCGACATGAAGGCCCGGTACACGTTCCGCGTCGTCGCGCCGAGCGGATGGCAGGTGCTGTCGAACCAAAGCGCCGTCGCGTCGAGCGAGACGGATGGCGCGCAGGAGATCGAGTTCGCGCCGACGCTGCCCATCTCCAGCTACATCACGTCGGTGGCGGCGGGCCCGTATCACCGGGTCGACGGGGAGTGGACGGGTGATGACCAGACCGTCGCGCTCGGTGTGCTGTGCCGCCGCTCGCTCGCCCCGCACCTCGACGCCGACGAGGTGCTGGAGATCACGCGGCAGGGCCTGGACTTCTTCAGCGAGGCGTTCGCGTACGCGTATCCGTGGGGCAAGTACGACCAGATCTTCGTCCCCGAGTACAACCTCGGGGCGATGGAGAACCCCGGGCTCGTGACGTTCACCGAGTCGTACGTGTTCCGTGGCGCGTCGACCGTCGCCCAGCACGAGGGACGCGCGAACACCATCCTCCACGAGATGGCGCACATGTGGTTCGGCGACCTCGTGACGATGCGCTGGTGGGACGACCTGTGGCTGAAGGAGTCCTTCGCCGACTACATGGGGTCGCATGCCGCGGCGGTCGCCACGCAGTACACGGATGCGTGGGTGACGTTCGCGAACCGGCGGAAGGCCTGGGCGTACCAGCAGGACCAGCTGCCCACGACCCATCCGGTCGTCGCGGACATCCCGGACCTGGAGGCCGCGAAGCTCAACTTCGACGGCATCACCTACGCCAAGGGCGCGTCGGTGCTGAAGCAGCTCGTGGCGTTCGTGGGCGAGGAGGCGTTCTTCGAGGGCGCCCGCCGCTACTTCGCCGCGCACGCGTTCGGCAACACCACGCTCGAGGACCTGCTCGTGCAGCTCGAGGAGGTCTCCGGTCGGAATGTGCGCGGCTGGTCGCGCGCGTGGCTCGAGACGACCGGTGTGTCGACGATCTCCGTCGAGCGGGGGGATGGCGAACTCGTCGTCGTGCAGACCGACCCGCGCCCGCATCGCCTCGCCCTCGGCCTGTACGCGCTGGATGGAGGGCGCCTCGCGCGGCGAGCCGCGGTCGACCTCGACATCCACGAGGAGCGGACGACCGTCGCACTGCCCGTCGCACCCGATGCGGACCTCATCCTGCCCAACGAGGGCGACCGCACCTACGCGAAGGCCCGGCTCGACGAGCGCTCGCTCGACGCGGTGACCGAGGCCCTGTCGACGATCGACGACGCGCTCGCTCGCGGCCTCGTGTGGTCGGCGCTGTGGAACGCGGTGCGCGACGGCGAGCTCGCGACCGCCCGCTATCTGGAGATCGTGCGCCGTCACGCGCCCGCGGAGTCGAATGTCGCGCTCCTCGGCGGCGTGCTCGCGAATGCGGCGTTCGCCGTGGAGCACTACACGGCCGATGACGCGCGAGCCGGCGAACGGGCCGGATGGCTGGACGCGGCCTGGCAGGGGATGGTCGCGTCCGCGCCGGGCTCCGACGCGCAGCTCGCGTGGGCCCGTGCTGTCGGTGCGGCCGCCGCCGTGGACGATGCGCATGCCGACGAGCTGCGCGGCATGCTCGAGGGGTCGGCGGTCGCGCCGGAGGGACTCGCGCTCGATCCCGAGCTGCGCTGGTCGTGGCTGGCCGCGCTCGCCGCGACCGGGCACGCGTCGGCGGAGGATGCCGATACGGAGCTCGTGCGCGACGACACGGCGAACGGGCGGACCTCGCGGATCGAGGTGCTCGCCGCGCGGCCGGACGCCGATGTGCGGGCCGCGGCATGGGCATCCGCCTGGGACGACACCAGCCTGACGAACGACCACCTCTCCGCCACGATCGCCGGCTTCCGCGCGGGCGGGCGCCGCGATCTCATCGCGCGGTTCGACGCGGAGTACTTCGCGCGGATCCGCGACGCGTGGAACGAGCGCAGCATCGAGATCGCCGGGCGCCTCGTGCGCGGTCTGTTCCCGAGCTCGGACTCGCTCGAGCTCGTCGACGGGTGGCTGGCGGAGAACGAGGACGCCCCGGCCGCCCTGCGACGCCTCGTGATCGAGCAGCGCGACCACCTCGCCCGCGAGCTGCGCGTGCGCGCGGCGCAGTAG